A single candidate division SR1 bacterium Aalborg_AAW-1 DNA region contains:
- a CDS encoding N-acetylmuramoyl-L-alanine amidase: MKLLTRTIITSAILACIGFIPYNIYAYTSKEWNLPGIKIIKRSQWVTDESLIYKNTTTNNVDSNDTDETVTTTPTKSQVASNYLSTVFPEQVLLDGIITKINNKTLAWSRGYKTQKSHIIVHHTVNDLTTIKTPEQARAIANSIFRYHTVTNKRGDIGYNFIIDPWGNIYEGRGGGESVVGAHAKYNNAASLGIALMGNFEINEPTKEQLAALTKLSTALMIKYNINPDSEIYSHIDDSAEPYIKDVVTDAFIGHRDTGKTACPGKNLYSQLPAIQQAIRSNLVVEKKLSPAKKVNKVTFIKKPYTLTQDSTTLTFPLSLPSSIQSCTTKQPNLSISCKRIDNTQISVTIKKTDPTKLASGLTSIIITQTGGGIQKLALTLNRSSDQRILMEQTKKTYITKHNITFPKTESNKFQAKISLSDIKKYTKQNVNVLLYEASTTLSERKFLCQQCTVVDDKGIRMNDNSFTIINNGTSLTYSSKTTNKSIKSISITPNKADGTTFITNYNRTSYAGIAWNNFYGTITISQQPIKLLDTEDIRNQYVVTNTLPFDLYLRGIVESNDTEPKEKAKTMALLAKNYILFYLHPQHRHPSIPEKANYIAVDDARIFQKYVGAGVDMTLKNRKQVLSETNNQVITYNNNLAFLPYFSCSAGFTRSAKEKYGWKDTPYLVTVYDPNPCKDFNGHGVGLAGNGATYLANNGSSYEDIITYFYPGTRISTY, from the coding sequence CAACCACACCTACCAAGTCACAAGTTGCAAGTAACTATCTTTCAACAGTATTTCCAGAACAAGTATTACTTGATGGAATTATTACAAAAATCAATAACAAAACATTGGCTTGGTCTCGTGGTTATAAAACACAAAAATCACATATTATCGTCCATCACACCGTCAACGATCTCACCACAATCAAGACTCCAGAGCAAGCTCGTGCTATTGCTAATAGTATTTTTCGTTACCATACCGTTACCAATAAACGATGAGATATTGGATATAATTTCATCATTGATCCATGGTGAAACATTTATGAAGGAAGATGAGGTGGTGAAAGTGTTGTAGGTGCACACGCTAAATACAATAATGCCGCATCATTGTGAATAGCATTGATGGGGAATTTTGAAATAAATGAACCTACAAAAGAGCAACTTGCAGCGCTTACTAAATTGAGTACAGCACTCATGATAAAGTACAACATCAATCCAGATAGCGAAATCTATTCTCATATTGATGATAGTGCAGAACCATATATCAAAGATGTTGTCACTGATGCATTTATTGGACATAGAGATACAGGGAAAACAGCTTGTCCTGGAAAAAACCTCTACTCTCAATTACCAGCTATTCAACAAGCTATTCGTAGTAATCTTGTGGTAGAAAAAAAACTAAGTCCAGCCAAAAAAGTAAATAAAGTCACATTTATTAAAAAACCCTATACACTCACACAAGATTCTACAACACTTACATTTCCTCTCTCTCTCCCATCCTCAATACAATCTTGTACCACAAAACAACCTAATCTCTCCATATCATGCAAAAGAATCGATAATACACAGATATCTGTCACTATAAAAAAAACTGATCCTACGAAACTCGCATCATGATTAACGAGCATTATCATCACCCAGACATGATGATGAATTCAAAAACTTGCGCTCACACTCAATCGATCGAGTGATCAACGCATTCTTATGGAACAAACAAAAAAAACCTATATCACAAAACACAACATCACCTTCCCAAAAACAGAATCTAACAAATTTCAAGCAAAAATTTCACTTTCTGACATCAAAAAGTATACAAAACAGAATGTGAACGTCCTGCTCTATGAAGCAAGTACAACACTGTCAGAACGAAAATTTCTTTGCCAACAATGTACTGTTGTAGATGACAAAGGAATACGTATGAATGATAATTCCTTTACTATCATCAATAATGGAACATCGCTTACCTATAGCAGCAAAACTACCAACAAATCCATAAAATCAATTTCTATCACGCCTAACAAAGCAGATGGAACAACCTTTATTACTAACTACAACAGAACATCCTATGCAGGTATTGCATGGAACAATTTCTATGGTACCATCACCATATCACAGCAACCTATCAAACTCTTAGATACAGAAGACATCAGAAACCAATATGTGGTTACTAATACTCTACCATTTGATCTCTATCTGAGAGGGATTGTAGAAAGTAATGATACAGAACCTAAGGAAAAAGCTAAAACTATGGCACTCTTAGCGAAAAATTATATTCTCTTCTATCTTCATCCTCAACACAGACATCCTAGCATTCCTGAAAAAGCAAACTATATTGCTGTCGATGACGCTCGTATCTTTCAAAAATATGTTGGAGCTGGTGTAGATATGACGCTCAAAAATCGAAAACAAGTCTTATCTGAAACCAACAACCAAGTCATCACCTATAACAATAATCTTGCTTTTTTACCATATTTTTCATGCTCTGCAGGGTTTACTCGATCTGCAAAAGAAAAATACTGATGGAAAGATACTCCATATCTCGTTACTGTATACGACCCTAATCCATGTAAAGATTTCAATGGACATGGTGTCTGATTGGCTGGTAATGGAGCAACCTATCTTGCCAATAACTGATCCTCTTACGAAGATATTATCACATATTTCTATCCATGAACTCGTATTAGCACGTATTAA